A window of Candidatus Polarisedimenticolia bacterium contains these coding sequences:
- a CDS encoding peptidoglycan DD-metalloendopeptidase family protein, with the protein MRPWLRVLRHRRGPLLLVVCASLLPLAPAGAALLWPLEIPGVLLSTFGEYRYDHLHAGIDISTHGGTGYRVRAADAGVVFRLKVEWRGYGRALYLRHPNGRVSVYGHLERYEDAVLKLERRVARRQAEAHTRYPGDIYLDPPVRVRRGQIIAYSGESGVGLPHLHFEVRDRGDAPMDPFDAGLPWPKDSRPPVLESLTITSVAPSTFIDGEKREEVYPLRAGGDGARTTGHPVRVSGPFVAAVRAYDPAGSSGRSGVRCVDMAIDGGARYRLEFHSFGFGQFPQAGLIYDHRTSRLGPAAFTYRLVRLPGNELSPATAPPESRPAAGYPGALDLEPGPHMMDVSVVDSAGNRSRARICIQVGHPAAAESLAWDEEDPGHASVIVRFPAGEPARPATTPTRAGAPGCPPSPARTVEGEFWDDEQNDFRTMTCSQGEARCRRDAAPGARSRAVRVRETRDGVPGPWRILAGPPARPLSPPDEPPRLDAWPSFLDILAQADILANPSLRLVAGTATTPVLPLTYRSDRLWGAAVSYEEIAGRSPLTVAGGDPGPTIPLVLDVRWAGVDRPLQYEGPGFALTLPAGARFFTGPLVVRTESIAGPGLLPAVSEAVDLLPDGEALKDPATLAFDLIPGAVPPESLGIYRYDSGRERWGFEGGDIDAGGARIALRFRRYGRFALLQDASPPEILEVRPAPGSRGLPRRVAVQARVEDEGKGLNFDGVTFAIDGLPQDAEFDPDRGLAKGLDPRSLRPGRHHIRVEATDRAGNRSAVVEGDFEVR; encoded by the coding sequence ATGCGGCCCTGGCTCAGAGTCCTGCGACACCGGCGCGGCCCACTTCTTCTCGTGGTGTGCGCCTCGCTCCTCCCCCTGGCCCCGGCCGGCGCGGCCCTCCTGTGGCCTCTGGAGATCCCGGGCGTGCTCCTCTCGACGTTCGGCGAGTACCGCTACGACCACCTGCACGCCGGCATCGATATCTCGACCCACGGCGGCACCGGTTACAGGGTCCGCGCCGCGGACGCCGGCGTGGTGTTCCGGCTCAAGGTGGAATGGCGCGGCTATGGCCGGGCGCTCTACCTGAGGCACCCGAACGGCCGGGTCAGCGTATACGGGCATCTCGAGAGATACGAGGACGCCGTGCTGAAGCTCGAGCGCCGGGTCGCGCGTCGCCAGGCGGAGGCGCATACGCGCTATCCCGGCGACATCTACCTCGACCCGCCCGTCCGGGTGCGCCGCGGCCAGATCATCGCCTATTCCGGGGAGTCGGGGGTGGGCCTGCCGCACCTCCATTTCGAGGTGCGCGATCGCGGTGACGCGCCGATGGACCCGTTCGACGCGGGCCTGCCATGGCCCAAAGACAGTCGGCCGCCGGTTCTGGAATCGCTCACCATTACCTCGGTCGCCCCCTCGACCTTCATCGACGGCGAGAAGCGGGAGGAGGTCTATCCCCTCCGGGCAGGGGGAGACGGGGCGCGGACGACGGGGCACCCGGTCCGGGTGAGCGGTCCCTTCGTCGCCGCCGTGCGCGCCTACGACCCGGCCGGCAGCAGCGGCCGCTCCGGCGTGCGCTGCGTCGACATGGCGATCGACGGAGGCGCGCGCTACCGCCTCGAGTTTCACTCATTCGGCTTCGGGCAGTTTCCGCAAGCGGGCCTGATCTATGACCATCGCACCAGCCGTCTGGGACCGGCCGCATTCACGTACCGCCTGGTCCGCCTTCCCGGAAATGAGTTGTCCCCCGCGACCGCTCCACCGGAGAGCCGGCCCGCCGCCGGCTACCCCGGAGCCCTCGATCTCGAGCCGGGCCCCCACATGATGGACGTCTCCGTCGTGGACAGCGCCGGCAATCGATCGCGCGCCCGCATCTGCATCCAGGTCGGCCACCCGGCCGCGGCCGAGAGCCTGGCATGGGACGAGGAAGATCCCGGCCACGCGTCGGTGATCGTCCGGTTCCCTGCCGGCGAACCGGCTCGACCGGCGACGACTCCGACCCGAGCGGGGGCCCCCGGATGTCCTCCCTCGCCGGCGCGAACGGTCGAGGGGGAGTTCTGGGACGACGAGCAGAACGACTTCAGAACGATGACCTGCAGCCAGGGGGAGGCCCGCTGCCGCCGTGACGCCGCCCCGGGGGCGCGGTCGCGTGCGGTGCGCGTGCGGGAGACGCGGGACGGCGTCCCCGGCCCGTGGCGCATCCTCGCCGGCCCTCCGGCGCGGCCCTTGAGTCCGCCCGACGAGCCGCCCCGGTTGGACGCTTGGCCCTCCTTCCTGGACATCCTGGCGCAGGCCGACATCCTGGCCAACCCCTCCCTTCGCCTCGTGGCCGGAACCGCCACGACCCCGGTTCTGCCTCTCACCTACCGCTCGGACCGGCTCTGGGGAGCGGCCGTCTCCTATGAGGAGATCGCCGGACGGTCGCCTCTCACGGTCGCAGGCGGCGACCCAGGGCCCACCATCCCCCTGGTTCTGGACGTCCGCTGGGCCGGTGTGGATCGCCCGCTCCAGTACGAGGGACCCGGGTTCGCTCTGACCCTGCCGGCCGGCGCCAGGTTCTTCACAGGGCCGCTCGTGGTGCGGACCGAATCGATCGCCGGACCCGGACTGCTGCCGGCCGTCTCCGAGGCGGTCGATCTCCTTCCTGACGGGGAGGCGCTCAAGGATCCGGCCACACTGGCGTTCGATCTCATCCCGGGAGCGGTGCCGCCGGAATCGCTCGGCATCTATCGCTATGATTCGGGCCGGGAGCGTTGGGGTTTCGAAGGGGGGGACATCGATGCCGGAGGGGCCCGCATCGCCCTTCGGTTCAGGCGCTACGGGCGGTTCGCCCTCCTGCAGGACGCTTCGCCTCCGGAGATACTCGAGGTGCGGCCGGCGCCTGGTTCGCGCGGCCTGCCGCGGCGGGTGGCCGTGCAGGCGCGCGTGGAGGACGAAGGGAAGGGGCTGAACTTCGACGGGGTGACGTTTGCGATCGACGGCCTTCCTCAGGACGCGGAGTTCGATCCCGATCGCGGCCTGGCCAAGGGCCTCGACCCGCGGAGCCTCCGGCCCGGCCGGCACCACATTCGTGTCGAAGCGACCGATCGCGCCGGCAACCGATCCGCCGTCGTGGAGGGGGACTTCGAGGTTCGCTAG